GGTTAGAAATAAATTTCTAGCATAGAAAGTGAATTACAGAAACACAATATGCTTTACAAAAAAGACCATCAACTATACATTTTATTATGGTGCAGATTCGCTTTAATAACTCACATGGTGTTGAGTTGGAGATTGTTTCAACAGAGGAATTGAAGTATATAGAACGTGCTATTAGAGAGCTTCTTTCCAAGAAATCTATCCAAACTACCGATGAAGGAGATGGTAATAGTTAATTTTGTATTTGTTAATTTTGAAAGTCCTCTTTCCATAATTCCGTAATTTTTTCCTTAATAACTGGGTAATGACCTGGAAGTTATCAGTATCTTTTAAGTATATTTATATGTTGTTGGTTGCATGTTCATATATTAAGTGTCAGCTGAATATTCAGGCAAAATAGTTGCTGACACTCTAGATGGAGCAGACACTAATTCAGAAGACGATTTAGATGCTATCTCCTCCGGTGGATATGACATCTCCAGGGATGTTGAGCTCAATAAGGTTCCAGAAGACAATGAAACTTTAAACACCCAACATAGAGAAGATGCCGTACGTGCTGCAAAAAGGGGTTTCGATCTGAACAAGTTGCCATGGTTTGGAGATGACTTATCAGATCCGTTATCACGTCACTGCAGCGAATTTCTGACAGAGTATTTCTGGCCAGGTCAATACGATGTTGATGAGAAATTATGACTCAAAACTTGTTTGTCTACTTTAGTAATTCTGATTTTTATGCTCTATTGAACTTTGTTTTGAGTTTATGAATTCGGACGTTCATTTGATTTTTATGTTACCATTGATGGTTGAATACAAACTCAAAATGGCTGATAGTCCAAGAGAAAATCTGATTcgtaaatttatttttagttattcatttataaattttttttaattaatgaattattttttatgtaacaCAAAAATGAAAATATATTTAATGCATTAAGTTGCAGTATTTGAAACATATTTTTTCAGTAAAAAAAAATAGCGAGGACTAGAATAGTTTGAAGAAGGCAATAAtgtttatacaaaaaaaattttcagttaAAAATAATATTGCAGCGGTTAGACAAAAACCGCTGCAAAACGAGGATCAATGTAGTCAACAACTTAACATTTTATGGCGGTTATAGAAAAACCGCAAATGAGATTATTTGGTAGCGTCCCCTAAAACCGCCACAAGAACCGTTGCAAAACGAGTACATTTCGCAGCGGTGACCGAAAAACCGCTACAAAATGAGATAATTTGGTAGCGTCTCCTAAAACCGATACAAGAACCGCTGGCAGATTTTATTTAGCAGCGGTTGAAAAAAATCGCTGCTAAATATCCGCCGCTATCTGCCGGTTTTCTTGTAGTGCACAATGGCAGTTACTTGACTTTGCCTTTGGTGAAAACagttatttttggatttttcaaaagtGACATTTGACAAAATACAATTGGTCGAATTGGTCTATAAAATAAGAAGGCTCGGAAGAATCAAAAGTTAAAATTCGTCTTCAGAAAATACTCTCGCACACTCCCATTTCAGCAAATTTCTGAgtctattaaattttttttttgtaagattTCTTCTATATCTTTTTATTCATATCTtacttttatctttttaaatttccgttatttcttcttttataaattattttctttttgcaaaattgttttttttttattttgcattgttaattttcattttaaaatcttTTGATATGTTGAAGCCATTgttattttctttaaattaaaattatttacttTGTTTTGTTATAATTTCAAATtccaataatttaattttaattttacatttTTGTTCTTTTGGTCTCCTTTATTTAGTTTAAAAGTAGGGTCTTTAGTGCATTTTTTCAAAACTgatatcccaaaaaaaaaaaaacaaattttactCTTAGATCATAAATAT
The DNA window shown above is from Arachis ipaensis cultivar K30076 chromosome B08, Araip1.1, whole genome shotgun sequence and carries:
- the LOC107610779 gene encoding uric acid degradation bifunctional protein TTL-like, with product MKMEDFSSCCAGTTFANEMAMASPFSSLEHEITVARDIWYRKLNVRSWLEAISGRSCSNEYLETANEATVQELHEWRLRYEEKFGYVFVTFVAGRTFEDILAELKIRFNNSHGVELEIVSTEELKYIERAIRELLSKKSIQTTDEGDVSAEYSGKIVADTLDGADTNSEDDLDAISSGGYDISRDVELNKVPEDNETLNTQHREDAVRAAKRGFDLNKLPWFGDDLSDPLSRHCSEFLTEYFWPGQYDVDEKL